DNA sequence from the Oryza brachyantha chromosome 5, ObraRS2, whole genome shotgun sequence genome:
ttgTGTACAGCAACGTCTAAAattaaggtaccaaaaaatCCCATTCACATTATATTAGATAGCACATGCGCAGAGAATGCAAATCCTTAAGCAACACAAACATGCTTTTGTAGATCTATCCATAAAAATCCTTCGTAAATGAAGGGCATGGGTGCAGGGTGTAAACTCTTACAAATCAGGGATTTTGGGGGATTTCAACAGTATATTGACGACAGCCAATgggcatatatatgtgtacgtACTAGATGGGAAATGGCTACTTTGTCCTTATACCTATACCCTTAACATAAACTACACCGTAGCAGCGAGCTCATTAAATTCCCACTAAAATAATAATGGAAAAAGATCTCCTAGATTGTACCatctttaaaagtttgacataCATGCTTCTGAAACAGCTTGATAATATAAAGTTACCTTGCCACCAGAAGATTCAATGATGCGAGAGAGAACATTGACGGACGGCTGGATGTACTTCGTCAGGCAGAAAGTGTAGCCAGAAAATAATGAGCAAGGCCTCTCTTTAGCTCTCATAACTGCACCCCTCAGTTCAGACTTGTATTTTACCTTAAATTCTTCATCTTCCAGAACATATTCTGCTTCACCtaagaaaacagaaaagtgGAAAAAGAATGGAAGGTGGTAAGTTATTGTTTATACTGGGATTTTTAAGCAATATTTTGCTTTCCATTTTAAACATTCAAGAAGTACATTTGTTCCATTTGGATTAAATACTAGGGGTTTAAGTGCCTATTTTCAATAAGAGCTCCAGTCTCTAGGAggtaaagaaaagagagaatacTTGCTCATGTTTTCCATGTATTTGACTGCACAATACACATCAAACCTAGTTACTTTATCCCAGTTTTCACTCACCTATAAATTTCCCCCTTTTGAAGCTTTCCTTCAGCCACTTTGGAGAAACTATCCATGCTCTGCAAGGAGTATATGGTTTTTAGttatttcaaaattctttCTGTGAGTACGATTTTTGAACATCcgtacataaaattttgaattaagcGAGTGTAAACACAATGAACCATATTTCTTCTTTTAGTTTGAAACAAGATGGAAGCACCAGGCATCTAAGGGTTATTGAAGGATAAGTTAGATGAAAAACTAACCCAGAGCACAAAGCAATACAGAAATTCAAAGTCATTCGAACTTTTCCAGTAATGACATGTGTGCATGAGTTTCCTTCACAAGTGACTACTCCTCCAAGCATCTCAACTACCTGCAACACGATTCACAACTCACATATTAAAGGGGAATAGCAGTGTACTAAcagaaaaggaggaaaagaGAATAATGCATTTTATTCAATGCACCAAAGTTTGCCGGGTTGTGAAATGAGACAGTGAGTAAATACTCATGCGTTCATAATTCCTTAATTTATACGTGTTGCTTATTTTTGTTCCTCAAAGATGAGTAAGATTGTTAAAGGCATTACCTCTATAAGTTGTGCTTTCTTCGTTTCATCTGCAATATTCATGAGCATAACAGAAGGGCTTCCAATGGAACCGATATTGGCCTTTGCATCTcctgatatttttcttttgacaaAAGCTACGGCACTTGGATTAGAAAGTTCTTCAGGAATCAGATGAAGTGAATTTTCATGTCTGACAGGGTTGCTTATAGAAAGGGGATTGCAACAGATCTCATTTTGATTCATATCTTGATGATGGTCAGCATGTTGCGAACATCTTACTCTTTTTGACTTTAGTGAAGACGAAGAGGTTTCATGTGCCCGCTTCTTTGCTTGTTGATCAGGAAATGAACATCCTCCGCTACCAGGGAAATCTTCATTTGTTTCCACTGGTGCCATTTTGCTGACATTGTGGCATGCAATCTTTAGAGGAACTAGTTTTTCACAGGAGGAGGGAATTGAAGTACCAGTATCACTTGGAGAGATGCCTGAAAAACACCGCAAAGAATCATTAGAGATCAACTGAACTTATTTTTCTGCAAATGGATGGTGCTCATACCATTAAGCTCAATGCAGGTAGTGTTTCCTCTCAagattgaataaataaagcatattTCACTAGCAATTTCTGTAATTTAGGCTTGTAGTGTGTTTTAAATAATCCCTCTGCTcacatgtttataaaccaattttGAGACTGGCGGATATGTGACTCTTCATTTttaagcataaaaatattttagtaaacTTACCTTGGTTACAAATCTAAGGATACCAACTTTATGCTACATAATTAGACATCTTAAAGTATTGCTGATCAATACTTGATTGGTAAgtcaaaactaatatgtgaaCACAAATGAAGAGAATAATAAATGGCTACTGGTCTACCATGTGAGGCATATTAGACTAGCAGGTTTTTCTTTACTTCTTTATAGACTATAATTGCTTAGGTTAACTATATTCATgcagttataaaaaattgcaaCCAAGGAATAGGGCcaaaaacatgtataatatACACACCCCTTCAGTTCCATAAAACCTTTTGTTTTGGACAAGGACATGGTCTCCAAAAAACAACCTTGATCACTATTTCCTATTATAGTATATCTAGATATATCaatgaatatatgattttattgaaGTAACTTCAAGATTAATCTATACATAGTCTCTATGCTTctaaagaatattttaaaaagttattcatagtcattttttaaaaatttgaccatAACCTTATCCAAAACGGCAAGTATTATGGAACCAGAGGGAAGTATATCATTGTGTGGGTCTATCACAAATCATAATTTTAGTTGCCTAGATACGTATTTCCAGGAATTAACGGTTCTGATAGCAGAAcctgaaaaagaaacatagaAATATCGAGTCATTTATACTTACTATCTGGTACAAACACGTGAAACTGAGACATTTGCTGAGATGACAATACACACTTTTGTTGAGCTAGCAACCCCTTAAGATGTGAAACCATAAGCGTTGAACCACCTGGAAAACATAATGCTCTCTTGATGTCAGCCCTTAACGGAATTCGCCCAATTTTGCCTTTAGTGTCTACCTCTCCAATTGACTCAAAACCCTGTAATGTACTCACAAGCAAAAGCCAAACATCTCGTTAGCATAGTCTTCCAAGTCTTGATAGATTATCTGTGCTGATTAAGTAGGATATATCTGTTTATAAGAAAAGGAGTTCACTAACAAATAAGGACCTAAATTGCCAAAAAAGAGGAAGATTAGTTGCCCATGGTTGAAATTACTTGGATCGCTTGTAGGTAGCCAAATATCCATTAGGTATGACTACTGGTGGCACTGGTTGGCAACAATTTTAACTCATGATAGATGGATTATAACATTGTAGGAGCTAGGGATCGGCAGAATACATAAACAAACACTAGTCAGGCATCCATTAACATGATGGCAGAACACTCCATAAGAAAACtcacattattttatttccaaattttGATGCTTAGAGGACACACACTTCCTCAGTAGCTTTCTTTCGCAAGTGGCATATGATCATTACAATAATGTAAGcattatattactagtaatAAAGGCATATTAATTATTCAAATGGAAATGAAAACGAAAACAATTGGAGTTATTTAAATATCTCTTTTGACTTGCCTGTTTAAGCCAAAATCCTTCTGAGACATGATCTGCCCAGCAGAAAATGGTTGTGACGCCAACATTTTGAAGCCTTTGGCTAAGCTCCTTGTACAAGAGCTGACCTATACCCtgagataaatatttaaagaacTACAATGTTATGAAGTTTTAGGAGGTAAACAGACaataaatttcatttattaatgaCTGCAAATACATAGTAGAGAGTATAAGCAACTAGCGGGGAGAAAGttattaattttaggtttggTACTGGGTGTTGCAGTCTTGCAGGTCTCATGTAGGAAAAGCAGCAATGTACCAATAAAGTTTGCAGAAGCAATACATTTAACACTATTCAGTGCAAAGAAGACTGGAAAAGCTTGCAATGGATGCTAGTTTTAATACTAAAAACCAGTTTACATTGATCATACCACATGTTGATAAGGAGATCGCACGACTGCCAGAGGTATTTCAGCATACTGTGTGTCGGCCGGCACTAGCTGATATGATACAGCAGCTATTACCTGTGCCAACGATTAATTAGCTTTAATCAAATATAAGTTAGTTGGAAGGTCTTTGAGCAAACAGAAAATTCATCGCTACCAAAGTAGGATGCTCATGAAAGAGTAAAGGAAAATAAGAATACTTGGATTTGAACTTGCCATTAGAAACCAACTTCAAGTTTAGTGCAGTAACTGGTGAAAAATGCAACTGCTGAATTGACGGCTCAATCACTATAGTCAGATCTTTTAGATAGTGGGTAACTACAACATCAGATTCATAAGCTGTAATCATTTAAGAGACTTCTTTATCTCCTTTCCCCTGTATGGATGTTTTCCTCATTGCCATGTAAGCACCTCATACCTGGTGCTGATGTAATCATTAAATGTGTGCTACTGCCTACTTGTGAGTCGACAGTCAATTAATCAAAGTGAAAACAGCATACACAAGGTTTAAAAGCAACACCATCTTACATTAAATCAGGTATGACACTTCAAATCTTCTAAGTCCTGTTGTCATAATCATTTTTTGCCACACTTTTCTCTTaaaaatgtaagatatttattAACATCAAACAAGCGATCTGAGATATCAGTCCATACTCAGTAGTATTTATGAATTGTGCTACCAGATAGATGCACATGGTTGGATGCTAATGGTGCTTTTGCTTACCTCTTCATGCCCTGCAGCAGAGGTAGAGTTCAGAACTAGAGTCTTGTACTTCCTGGGGACATGACATGCAACTATGATGTATACTTTGACAACCAAAATGCAGTAATTGTGTAAAATACACAATTAAAAGTACTAtcaacatcaatatatatctGAATATAGAAGTAGTTCCTGAAAAATAACAGAACAAGATTATACCCATTTGTTACACATTTTTCAAGAAACCCTGACTTCCTTCCAGTATTAGCAGCGTAATCCATGGCTGGAAGTTCTTGCTTATAAAGCAACAGTACCTCCTGAAAATGAGCAAAAGGACGCTCATGAATTATCCTATGCCTAGTATTTGTGAAATgaatatatgatgatcaacGATTTTTCAATGAACTTAACGCGCAAAATATGGCATCAGCCACAAACTGGGAGTTAGTACTCGAAACTCCTACTGCCACCATGGCTAAAGCTATTCTTTTTCATAAACCGCTTTGTGGAAAAATGAATTATATATCTAACAGTAGTGCACCCAGCCAATATGTGGCCATGTGCGAGCAAGTGCTCTACCAGCAAAAACAAATACCTGAAGCAAAGCCTTGTTTCGCTCATCGACATCACTCGGACCGAGAAGGATGAAATCAGAACCCTCACCTACAGAAAACTCAAATATTACACCACACcaatgaatataaatatgattCAACTCCCCCTGGAGTTCGGATACTCTATCACTCACCAACTGCAGAACTCTTGGCCCCGTCGACTGCACAAAGATcatacaaaaagaaaaaaaaaatgttgtcaaCAACGAGATGATCTactaccaaaacaaaaaaaaggttaaaaaaacacGCGCGAGGCGTGATCTTCCTCACGGCGTACTGACCAGACACCACGATCTTCGCGCCCCCGGGCCCGGAGACGGTGAGCGCCTGCTCCGTGGACCGGCACCTCATGGAGCCCCCATGGATCTCCACCTTGCAGTTGCCTGCCAAGACCCGCGCCTTCCGTTATCACGCGGACCCGACAGAGGCGAACATTACTGGAGCTGGATTGAGGCGTGGGGGTGAGGTAGGGTTTCCGGTCGCGTACCGAtcgagaaggcggcggcggcggccttggcCTTCGTCTTCCTTGGCCGCCCCAtcggagagggagaagggcGAGATGAGATCCCTAGCTCGGATGGATCGCGGTGTGGTGGGGGGAATGGGAGCAGCTCGGGCGCCGGCGTGTGATCTCTCGTGCTCTCCTCGGGAGGCGAGATTTGGGGAGGGGAAGGCGGGGAGTGGGTTTGGAGCTTTAAATTTGGGCGGGGAATTTCGCGcgggaagggagagggggagaagaAGGGGGCGGCCGAGTAAACTCAGAGTAAAGCGCCATTTTTTGGGATGAAATATTTCCATAAATTAAGAAGTCATTAGAAAATCTCTAATAGTAATCCTGTAAGGCATAAGAGCATGTACAAAGTGTTTATCAGCTGACTATCTCTATTGTCAGACAAACTAATATGatgacatgaaaaaaagaaagaggaggaaAGAGAAATATTGTTGCTATGCATAATAATGGTTCAAAGTTGActcataatatttataaaaaaatatagataaaaaggaaagaatgaaaataaaaaatagtgtatTGATTACGATACGATGCTTAGATTTATCTTTGTACATGTCCTGAGTCTCTAGATGATATATATTGTTCGAGAGATTATGCATCCATCGTTTCGAAAAAGCGAAAACGTgtttttacaaacgaaaaataatttatagttaaaacttttatatacgtgtctatagcgatttaaaagcgaaagttataaaaaaacacaataaaaAAGTCACAAAATTAAgcccaaaattaagttttaaaatttaaattttggcttataagcagtggTAACTGCGAAATGATGGCAGCCTATATCTACATTAACTTTATGTACGCTCtaaaggatgaaaaaatttgGATGGTCCTCCTGTATATGAAATGGAACAATTTTTAAGTGAGATAATTTTTCAACTCTAGGTGGTCCTTCCACCTTCCATcatattttgagaaaatttacgTCATTACGCGTCTATCTATTGACTACTGGTATCTTCTcaatgatgataaaattattctcGTCTTCTCATCATAATAATTGAGTTGCTTGTCTATCCTGTTGTAGTGAAGTATTGATTGCAAACAAATACTCTTATGGTTGGATTGATCACTGTTCGTTAAAATCACAAATGATCGTTGGAGTTGGTCTTGTGATTGCTAAGGCACGACGTCCTTGTATTGTCATAGTCGAATCATCAACATCGTAtccttttaatttaatttacctCTTTCATCGAAAGATCGGAACATGAACACCTAAGAGCACATCAATTTACGAAGCATCCGACTAGTAAGAATGCCCAATACAAGGAGAGATAGCAAATTTTTTGCATGGCAtacaaaaattacaaattaaactcCATATTGGTACatattacaaacaaaacaaacacctCGATCAAAATGTATTCTGACAACTCACCTTCAACCTAGGATCCACAAAATCAGTACAGACAAATGCTCGTGGTAGACaagacaaaaaagaaagaaagaaagaaagaaagaaagaaaagaagcaaaGGTCGCTGGGGAAGAAAGAGCTTGCAACCAAGgctacctcctcctcctcaacaGCAACAATGGCTGTGCAGTCGCAACTGGCAAGGCAGCTAGGGGCACTTGGGGCCTCCTCGCTTGGTCTTCCAGCCGCTGTAGCAGGGGCAGGACTGCTTGTTGCCGTAGGTCCCCGGCGGCACGCAGAGGCAGGAGGCGCAGCACTTCTGGCAGAAGAACATGCACGGCTTCCGgtacgccgtcgccgagcacCTGTACGCGCACCTCCCCCCGCACTCTGCACATACCATACCCATGCACCAATCAATCTCGCCTCGATCAGTTTACTTCCTCAATCAATTGCCTGCCTAGCTTCAAATCAATGCGATGAGAGCAAATTCAGACAGACAGAGAGAGATGCTTTAATCCATCTCGATCATTCGTCTCCATGTATGGAGAGCTAAGAGCTTGGTTAATTTACCTTGTGGACGCAGGCTGCCGGGGGTCACGCCGTACTGCGTGAGGACGACGCGGTTAGTAGTGCATTGTGAATTTTGTCAGCGTTTTTTGCGCGCGAGAGGTGGGATGTAGTATCTACCATGGGGAAGGCGGTCGGCTGCGGCGGCCCGGTGGTGTTCGCcgcggtggaggtggaggtggagttggcagcagcggcaggcgacggcggcggcggcgtcgtcggagCTGGCCACGGCAGGTAAGCAGCGTCGGCCTGCATGAAACGCAACTTAACGTCATAATTGTTGCAAGAAAGAGAGATTTCTAGTTCACTTCGACTAATTAGAGATCGAGCAAtggaagaaacaaaacaaaacaaaacatcatCTCGTCAGCAAGCAGCGAGGCTGTGGGAGAGACTCGAGAGAGGCGGACCAACCTGAGCGTCTTCGCTGGAGCagagaagcagcagcaccgcCATGGCAATGGCAGTGCAGCGGAGCACGGCGCACCCTGATCTGAACCGACCTTCCTCCATATCCATGGCCGCTGCTCTCACTTGCCTCAGAGGCAGCTAAGCTCTCGATCCTACTGCTCCTCCCCTGCGATCGATTTCGAAGGCTCTGCCTGCCCTGTCCTGTGACTCCGTGAGCAGCAAAACAATGCACAAACAAGTACACCACATTAGTTGTTCTACGGTGCTCTCTCTCCTGATATAGagatagatagagagagagagaggcaatATTGTAGAGGCTGTCCagggatatttttttctgagatGTTTCGACGTAATctggagtattaaatatagacagaTAACAAacttaattgcataaataaaggctattttattaaataattttttaagcataattaatcaacgattagtaaatatttatgatagcatacattcgctaatcatgaactaactaggctcaatagattcatctcgcgaaatagtctagagtatagggtgagtttta
Encoded proteins:
- the LOC102720709 gene encoding gibberellin-regulated protein 9-like; the protein is MDMEEGRFRSGCAVLRCTAIAMAVLLLLCSSEDAQADAAYLPWPAPTTPPPPSPAAAANSTSTSTAANTTGPPQPTAFPMYGVTPGSLRPQECGGRCAYRCSATAYRKPCMFFCQKCCASCLCVPPGTYGNKQSCPCYSGWKTKRGGPKCP
- the LOC102720432 gene encoding uncharacterized protein LOC102720432 gives rise to the protein MGRPRKTKAKAAAAAFSIGNCKVEIHGGSMRCRSTEQALTVSGPGGAKIVVSVDGAKSSAVGEGSDFILLGPSDVDERNKALLQEVLLLYKQELPAMDYAANTGRKSGFLEKCVTNGKYKTLVLNSTSAAGHEEVIAAVSYQLVPADTQYAEIPLAVVRSPYQHVGIGQLLYKELSQRLQNVGVTTIFCWADHVSEGFWLKQGFESIGEVDTKGKIGRIPLRADIKRALCFPGGSTLMVSHLKGLLAQQKCVLSSQQMSQFHVFVPDSISPSDTGTSIPSSCEKLVPLKIACHNVSKMAPVETNEDFPGSGGCSFPDQQAKKRAHETSSSSLKSKRVRCSQHADHHQDMNQNEICCNPLSISNPVRHENSLHLIPEELSNPSAVAFVKRKISGDAKANIGSIGSPSVMLMNIADETKKAQLIEVVEMLGGVVTCEGNSCTHVITGKVRMTLNFCIALCSGAWIVSPKWLKESFKRGKFIGEAEYVLEDEEFKVKYKSELRGAVMRAKERPCSLFSGYTFCLTKYIQPSVNVLSRIIESSGGKIINKLADISEPSKTIFLACEDDMELSLDAAKRGIKTFSSEWFLSCVMAQELDLEAPQFTESL